A window of Haliscomenobacter hydrossis DSM 1100 contains these coding sequences:
- a CDS encoding SusC/RagA family TonB-linked outer membrane protein — MKKSLLMLVVLLTTISYSAFAQKVSGKVTGADKEPLPGAYVLVKGTSTGTVTDEKGEFSLSTALTNTLVLSFTGFETIEVPIEGRSVVDVVMLETAAQLGEVVVTALGMSKQQKALGYASSTIKAEDLTNAGTPNLATALYGKAPGVRIAATPGGATSAVNINIRGVNSITGRSQPLIVLDGVPIRDGEVRNNDYWSDQRLRGNGLLDINPEDIDNISILKGASAAALYGSEAVNGVVLITTKSGKGKKGMNVDFNASYGVDNVAYLPRYQNIRGAGAPIHVNNGGQDAEGFIYYDTNGDGTKDTRGILNYSINFGPKFDGKPIMGWDGIVRPYEAQEDNYGGLYQQGHTANVNVAVSQASENSNIRFSLTRQDNRGLSLNAGNQKNIANLNSTFRLGRKWSTDLLVNYINQKTENRPYSIDRMINNFTGMIGRFDNADWYLNKYQTSRGYRFVTGTGQSLTPNENIIYNGFKGDIADYVWRVNKNLLDEFSNRVIASMTHHYQILPDLKFRGRISTDFTSERIETRNYTERPLAFGNSGYFGLENNLYSILYGDALLTYTKRLSPSFELNVMGGYMATKDVATFVSRGTNGGLSTENLFDIAASINVANSGSSRSALVKDAYIGTINLDYKGYLFVEGTLRRDRTSTMNPENNSFIYPSVNTSFIFTDAFKLPDFISFGKLRGSYGVVGNYPDIYRANIAYNQGTLGIQAVGGTPVLYTNISSSFGNDLIRPEQKKEFEFGLEARFLKNRITFEASYYNAQIVDQILPLTLASTSGATSVLTNIGTLRNKGLELSLRGTVAKSDNLFWEIGVNYSSNKNVVEKLANNATELLHADYDGSAAQLRSVVGQPMGDFYVPPVATSANGQQIVNANGLYQLDSRNWIKVGNAMPKAVGGFFSTLTFKGITLDALADFRFGGHVMPTGINWMISRGLLEESTKFMDKESGGLSYYVSSGKGVQTTSDKGPNGEQVYNDGMLLPGVLANGEPNTNVISQAFYYWNVYNWGGPQYSSSRYELYIVKNSYIKMRELTLGYNLPQSMISKLGFSKLNLSVFGRNLFYFYRTIKDIDAEQLTSGSRWTQTVNNAGTNPSSRTMGVMIRASF, encoded by the coding sequence ATGAAAAAAAGCCTACTTATGCTTGTTGTGCTGCTAACCACAATAAGCTACAGCGCTTTCGCTCAAAAGGTATCTGGTAAGGTAACCGGAGCCGACAAGGAGCCACTACCCGGCGCTTATGTACTTGTAAAAGGTACTTCCACTGGTACCGTCACCGATGAAAAAGGAGAATTTTCACTATCTACTGCCTTGACCAACACCCTCGTTCTTTCATTTACCGGATTTGAGACGATAGAAGTACCGATTGAGGGACGTAGTGTAGTTGATGTAGTGATGTTGGAAACTGCAGCTCAACTAGGCGAAGTGGTCGTCACCGCATTGGGTATGAGCAAACAACAGAAAGCACTGGGATACGCCAGCAGTACCATCAAGGCTGAAGATCTGACCAATGCCGGTACACCCAACCTTGCTACTGCCTTGTATGGAAAAGCACCAGGGGTGCGCATTGCCGCTACTCCAGGGGGTGCCACCAGTGCAGTCAATATCAACATCCGGGGGGTCAACTCCATCACTGGTCGTAGCCAACCGCTGATCGTATTGGACGGGGTACCCATCCGCGATGGAGAAGTGCGCAACAACGACTACTGGAGTGACCAGCGTCTACGCGGTAACGGTTTGTTGGACATCAACCCTGAAGACATCGACAACATCTCGATCCTGAAAGGTGCTTCCGCGGCGGCCCTGTATGGCTCTGAAGCAGTGAACGGGGTTGTACTGATCACAACCAAAAGTGGCAAAGGCAAAAAAGGCATGAACGTGGACTTCAACGCCAGCTATGGGGTAGACAACGTGGCCTATTTGCCCCGATACCAAAACATCCGTGGTGCGGGTGCACCCATTCACGTAAACAATGGTGGCCAGGATGCCGAAGGGTTCATTTATTATGACACCAATGGTGATGGCACCAAAGATACCCGTGGAATTTTGAACTATTCCATCAACTTTGGGCCAAAATTTGACGGCAAACCGATCATGGGCTGGGATGGCATTGTACGCCCATATGAAGCTCAGGAAGACAACTACGGAGGTCTGTATCAGCAGGGACATACCGCCAATGTTAACGTTGCCGTTTCGCAAGCATCTGAAAACAGCAACATCCGTTTTTCCTTGACCCGCCAGGACAACCGAGGCTTGAGCCTCAATGCGGGCAACCAGAAAAACATCGCTAACCTCAATAGCACTTTCCGTTTGGGCAGAAAATGGTCCACCGACCTTTTGGTTAACTACATCAACCAAAAGACCGAAAACCGCCCTTACTCCATCGACCGAATGATCAACAACTTTACCGGGATGATCGGACGTTTTGACAATGCCGATTGGTACCTCAACAAGTACCAAACCAGCCGGGGCTATCGCTTCGTTACCGGTACCGGACAGAGTTTGACACCTAACGAAAACATCATTTACAATGGGTTTAAAGGTGACATCGCCGATTACGTTTGGCGGGTGAACAAAAACCTGCTGGATGAATTCAGCAATCGGGTGATCGCCAGTATGACGCACCACTACCAGATTTTGCCTGATCTGAAGTTCCGGGGTAGAATTTCTACGGACTTCACTTCCGAGCGTATCGAAACCAGAAACTACACCGAGAGACCACTGGCATTTGGCAACTCTGGCTACTTTGGCTTAGAAAACAACCTCTATTCCATCCTCTACGGCGACGCCTTGCTGACCTATACCAAACGTTTGTCTCCTAGCTTTGAGCTGAATGTCATGGGTGGTTACATGGCGACCAAAGACGTTGCTACTTTCGTTAGCCGGGGTACCAATGGTGGTTTGAGCACGGAAAACCTGTTTGACATTGCGGCATCGATTAACGTAGCCAATAGTGGATCAAGCCGTTCTGCCCTCGTGAAGGACGCCTACATTGGGACCATTAACCTCGATTACAAAGGATACTTGTTTGTAGAAGGTACCCTCCGCCGCGACCGGACTTCTACCATGAACCCCGAGAACAACAGCTTCATTTATCCTTCGGTCAATACCAGTTTTATTTTCACCGATGCGTTCAAACTGCCTGACTTTATTTCTTTTGGTAAACTCAGAGGCTCTTATGGCGTGGTGGGTAACTATCCCGACATCTACCGGGCGAACATCGCTTACAATCAAGGCACTCTGGGCATACAGGCAGTGGGCGGCACTCCCGTGTTGTACACCAACATTTCCTCTTCATTTGGCAATGACCTGATTCGTCCTGAGCAAAAGAAAGAGTTTGAATTTGGTTTAGAAGCACGCTTCCTGAAAAACCGCATTACGTTTGAGGCATCTTACTACAATGCCCAGATCGTAGATCAAATTTTGCCTTTGACATTGGCTTCAACTTCTGGCGCAACTTCCGTACTGACCAACATTGGTACACTGCGCAACAAAGGTCTTGAATTGTCGCTGCGTGGTACCGTTGCCAAGTCTGACAATCTTTTCTGGGAAATTGGGGTCAACTACTCCAGCAACAAAAACGTAGTTGAAAAATTGGCGAACAATGCCACTGAATTGTTGCACGCCGATTATGATGGTAGTGCAGCACAGTTGCGCTCAGTCGTTGGTCAACCAATGGGTGACTTCTACGTGCCTCCGGTTGCTACAAGTGCCAATGGTCAGCAAATTGTCAATGCCAACGGTCTGTACCAATTGGACTCACGCAACTGGATCAAAGTAGGTAACGCGATGCCAAAAGCAGTTGGTGGATTTTTCAGCACCCTGACCTTCAAAGGAATTACCCTGGACGCCTTGGCCGATTTCCGCTTCGGTGGCCACGTCATGCCGACGGGTATCAACTGGATGATCAGCCGCGGTTTGTTGGAAGAAAGCACCAAGTTTATGGACAAAGAAAGTGGTGGTTTGAGCTACTACGTTTCGAGTGGAAAAGGTGTTCAAACTACGAGCGACAAAGGTCCAAACGGAGAACAAGTATACAACGATGGAATGTTGCTGCCCGGTGTACTGGCCAACGGCGAACCCAACACCAATGTCATTTCACAAGCTTTTTACTACTGGAACGTGTACAACTGGGGTGGACCTCAGTACAGTTCGTCTCGGTATGAGTTGTACATCGTGAAAAACTCTTACATCAAAATGCGAGAGTTGACCCTGGGCTACAACTTACCACAAAGTATGATCAGCAAGTTGGGCTTCAGCAAGCTGAACCTGTCTGTATTTGGCCGCAACCTCTTCTATTTCTACCGGACCATTAAGGACATTGACGCTGAACAGTTGACCTCGGGCTCTCGCTGGACTCAAACGGTCAACAACGCGGGTACCAACCCCTCTTCTCGCACCATGGGTGTGATGATCAGAGCCAGCTTCTAA
- a CDS encoding SusD/RagB family nutrient-binding outer membrane lipoprotein has product MKSKIYIAFFALVVLTVACQKADFESSYADPSKITATTVEKQFTGFLNANKWYVLPDYWNYFVVLRTSLQRWNQAVGWVNSDNQYIPPSAGLGNRWDTYYGFLAQYRELEKVYGKLEEVDKKDRRIYMIAATVYLYDHTQRVVDLHGDIPFSTAALLSTNGGDYEKSYAKYDGAEAIYAKMLDELKALADELNTLTVSPGILVGFKTQDFLNKGDVTAWKRYCNSLRLRMLTRVSGVASLQGRVNTEIASILADPTKYPVVSNNAQNIQINVYDLNTDIHSKNFRSGLEDWDGNVAGQKMIDHMKTSADPRLRVMFEPGLNAAGEYKGLDPLLDASAQTALVAGGTLSLYNRSTMSRNQFFPGIVITAAEVSLLMAEYYLKANNDAQAKAAYENAIKQSVEFYYNVSKLSNDATTPAPAATNDTEINSYITSAAVNWATNTDKLNLIATQKWIHFNVVQPVDLWSEIRRLDLPKFTFRDDPANTQKQPPVRWFYPTSESIYNPTNYTAVSGKDNLATRIFWDVK; this is encoded by the coding sequence ATGAAATCAAAAATTTATATAGCGTTTTTCGCACTGGTTGTGCTTACGGTGGCCTGCCAAAAAGCTGACTTCGAGTCGAGCTATGCTGATCCTTCTAAAATCACGGCCACTACTGTTGAAAAACAATTCACCGGCTTTTTGAATGCCAACAAGTGGTATGTTTTGCCAGACTATTGGAACTACTTTGTCGTGTTGCGCACATCCCTACAGCGCTGGAACCAGGCAGTGGGATGGGTGAATTCCGACAACCAGTACATTCCCCCATCAGCGGGTTTGGGGAATCGCTGGGACACCTACTACGGGTTCCTGGCACAGTACCGTGAATTGGAAAAGGTTTATGGCAAACTTGAAGAGGTCGACAAAAAAGATCGCCGCATTTACATGATTGCCGCTACCGTTTACCTCTATGACCATACCCAACGGGTAGTGGATTTGCATGGCGACATTCCATTTTCTACCGCAGCTTTGCTGAGTACAAATGGTGGGGATTATGAAAAATCCTACGCGAAATACGATGGAGCAGAGGCTATTTATGCCAAAATGCTGGATGAGTTGAAAGCATTGGCGGATGAGTTGAATACACTTACTGTTTCTCCAGGTATCCTGGTTGGCTTCAAAACCCAGGATTTCCTCAACAAAGGTGATGTTACTGCGTGGAAGCGGTATTGCAACTCCCTGCGTTTGCGCATGTTGACCCGGGTGTCGGGTGTAGCTTCTTTGCAAGGACGGGTCAACACTGAAATCGCCAGCATCCTGGCTGATCCAACCAAGTATCCTGTGGTGAGCAACAATGCACAAAACATTCAAATCAATGTGTACGATTTGAATACCGATATCCACTCCAAGAACTTCCGTTCTGGTTTGGAAGACTGGGATGGCAACGTTGCTGGCCAAAAGATGATTGACCACATGAAAACAAGTGCAGACCCTCGTCTGCGCGTCATGTTTGAGCCAGGGCTCAATGCTGCCGGTGAATACAAGGGTTTGGATCCGCTCTTGGATGCTTCTGCCCAAACTGCACTGGTTGCTGGCGGTACCTTGTCTTTGTACAACCGTTCAACCATGAGCCGCAACCAATTTTTTCCGGGCATCGTGATCACTGCTGCTGAAGTTAGCCTGCTCATGGCCGAATATTACCTCAAAGCCAACAATGATGCACAAGCCAAAGCAGCTTATGAAAATGCCATCAAGCAGTCGGTAGAGTTTTATTACAACGTGAGCAAGTTGAGCAACGATGCCACCACACCTGCACCTGCAGCCACCAATGATACCGAGATCAACAGCTACATCACCAGTGCTGCAGTGAACTGGGCGACCAATACTGACAAATTGAATCTGATTGCCACCCAGAAGTGGATCCACTTCAACGTGGTACAGCCAGTAGACCTGTGGTCTGAGATCAGACGCCTGGATTTGCCTAAATTCACATTCCGCGACGACCCGGCCAATACTCAAAAACAACCACCGGTGCGTTGGTTTTATCCAACCAGTGAGTCCATTTACAATCCTACCAACTACACAGCCGTAAGTGGTAAGGACAATTTGGCTACGCGCATCTTCTGGGATGTTAAATAG
- a CDS encoding two-component regulator propeller domain-containing protein, with translation MIHKRFWILLLVLVFWGGVQAQEPSFSRLPEDMVVSNVAATAMYQDKKGFLWVGTWNGLYRYDGYNLKKFKLTITSPDEIKGEKIIALYEDREGYLWVGTENTGLYRLDRTTEQFKVYQHDPNNKKSLPDNKVASIFQDDQGKIWVGTLKGLASLNADHSFTRLENAEISNIEITCTIRGRDGSYWFGSTYGVFRGILTPNGRFSITRMEVVPAGTPSNLAPAHNHIYDIKEDPRKDNIFWIGSRNGLKRLDFASNQIQHIQASPGGLSNNLITSIVFPSGQNDGGFFIGTDYGLNYYLPDQGLFKSYFHVPKQTGSLHASTVLSLCEDRVGQIWVGTNKGVGKMNFLRNPFSALHLPEDVSINSMSYANDRLWAGSFGQGIFEIIRNKDQISYRKIPLNGQANFIHALHADKKGNIWAGTRGEGLLVFKADNPAQRKQYTDANGLSHNYIMSVGEDERGIMWLGTWAGGLIRHDPNTGAFNIYRTIKGGGNLAQFPIVLTFEYKNEAGKSVLCVGTRGGGLLELELDKAGFPQKLLRKSTNNPTQNQTISSNFINCYWKDVFGRTWIGTEDGLNLWNQKTNVYKHFFKTDGLPDDIIQSLAEDENGNLWVSSTKGVSRFSPERSKKDYCRVYDLQDGLPSNFFNSNVSCYTQDRYVFFGSNNGFLYFQPHQIRDNPVAPTVELVDFRLFNHSLQVGEKVHNRVVLNQNIGETPELLLRHSDNLFSIEFAALHFLEPNKNQYKFRLLGFNDNWIPSDAKERVAHYSNLSPGKYTFEVQAANNDGLWAKEPARLEIRVLPPFWLTWWAYLIYLGIIAAAIWMYRQSILVREKLRNQVKMETFKREKTEELGQMKIHFFTNISHELRTPLTLLVSPLEDLLKQENTDASTHEMYTLMHRNVERLKSMIDQLLEFRKIEEGLLHLEVVETDLVRFFKNIAIAFRDLARHRNIQFSFVSSVEELKAWVDRDLLEKVLFNLLSNAFKYSDDHGQILMKLDCNEQQVVFSLEDNGIGIPTEEMPHIFEQFYRARSSQHGNRRQGTGIGLALTKSIVELHKGSIEAYSMINRGSVFVVKLPLGSSHFPPEVIKLYYRDPEDSDHYPYDQNTKLVDTPQEELIQSDNPLVLVVEDNADIRTYIRRSLYPDYEVIEAENGQEGLEKTRKLIPDIIISDVIMPELDGFELCRTVKQEEATAHIPVILLSARSSQMYQVEGYDTGADDYIAKPFSIDLLQARIRNLLNNRERIQRHFDQEFVRKHEVDISPAELSINHLDKQFLEKCIALVEKHIEDPDYSVEQMSHELLVSRMQLYRKIKAITGESPNHFIRTIRVKRAAQLLEKGYSVAETTYKVGFQDLKYFRECFKKQFGMNPSEFVQQVPKISSGLN, from the coding sequence ATGATACACAAGCGATTTTGGATTTTGTTGCTGGTTTTGGTCTTCTGGGGTGGTGTGCAGGCACAAGAACCCTCTTTCAGCCGTTTGCCCGAAGATATGGTGGTATCCAACGTGGCGGCTACAGCCATGTACCAGGACAAAAAAGGATTCTTGTGGGTAGGTACCTGGAATGGTTTGTATCGCTATGATGGCTATAACCTGAAAAAATTCAAACTCACGATTACTTCGCCAGACGAAATTAAGGGAGAAAAAATCATCGCCCTGTACGAAGACCGGGAGGGCTATTTATGGGTAGGAACTGAAAATACGGGGCTTTACCGCCTGGACCGCACCACCGAGCAATTCAAAGTGTACCAGCATGACCCCAACAACAAAAAATCACTGCCCGACAACAAGGTCGCCAGCATTTTTCAAGACGATCAGGGCAAAATTTGGGTGGGTACCCTCAAGGGCTTGGCCAGTTTAAACGCCGACCACAGTTTTACCCGTTTGGAAAACGCGGAGATCAGCAACATTGAGATTACCTGTACCATTCGGGGGCGCGACGGCTCGTATTGGTTTGGCAGCACCTATGGCGTATTCCGGGGTATCCTGACGCCGAATGGTCGGTTTTCCATCACCCGGATGGAAGTAGTGCCTGCGGGTACGCCCAGCAATCTCGCCCCTGCGCACAACCACATTTACGACATTAAAGAAGATCCACGCAAGGACAATATCTTTTGGATTGGCAGTCGCAACGGGTTGAAACGCCTCGATTTTGCCAGTAACCAGATTCAGCACATTCAAGCTTCACCGGGAGGTTTGTCCAATAATTTGATCACCAGCATTGTGTTTCCTTCGGGGCAAAACGACGGTGGGTTTTTCATCGGAACCGACTACGGATTGAATTATTATTTGCCCGATCAGGGGCTGTTCAAAAGTTATTTCCATGTGCCCAAACAGACGGGTTCTTTGCACGCCAGTACGGTGCTCAGCCTGTGTGAAGACCGGGTGGGGCAAATTTGGGTAGGCACCAACAAGGGGGTGGGCAAAATGAATTTTTTGCGCAATCCCTTTTCTGCCCTGCATCTCCCCGAAGACGTGAGCATCAACAGCATGTCTTACGCCAATGACCGTCTGTGGGCGGGCAGTTTTGGGCAGGGTATTTTTGAGATCATCCGCAACAAAGACCAAATTAGCTACCGTAAGATTCCTTTGAATGGGCAGGCCAATTTTATCCACGCCTTACACGCCGATAAAAAAGGCAACATCTGGGCGGGTACCCGGGGCGAAGGATTGCTGGTGTTTAAAGCCGACAATCCAGCGCAGCGCAAACAATACACCGATGCCAACGGACTGAGCCACAATTACATCATGAGCGTTGGAGAAGACGAACGTGGCATCATGTGGCTGGGAACCTGGGCGGGAGGCTTGATTCGTCATGACCCCAATACGGGTGCCTTTAACATTTACAGAACCATCAAAGGCGGGGGCAATTTGGCGCAATTCCCCATTGTGCTGACTTTTGAATACAAAAATGAAGCCGGGAAGTCGGTACTCTGTGTAGGCACCCGAGGAGGAGGTTTGTTGGAACTGGAATTGGACAAAGCGGGCTTTCCGCAAAAACTCCTGCGCAAATCGACCAACAATCCCACCCAAAATCAAACCATTTCCAGCAATTTTATCAATTGTTATTGGAAAGATGTTTTTGGCCGCACCTGGATTGGCACAGAAGATGGATTGAACCTCTGGAATCAAAAAACGAACGTATACAAGCACTTTTTTAAAACCGATGGGCTACCCGATGACATCATTCAATCCCTGGCCGAAGATGAAAATGGGAACTTGTGGGTTTCTTCCACCAAAGGGGTCAGCCGTTTTTCACCCGAACGCAGCAAAAAAGATTACTGCCGGGTGTATGACTTGCAGGATGGACTACCCTCCAATTTTTTTAACTCCAATGTAAGCTGTTACACCCAGGATCGCTACGTGTTTTTCGGCAGCAACAATGGGTTTTTGTATTTCCAACCCCACCAAATTCGCGACAACCCGGTGGCACCAACGGTAGAACTGGTCGATTTTCGTTTGTTCAACCATTCTTTGCAAGTTGGTGAAAAAGTACACAACCGGGTGGTGCTCAACCAAAACATTGGCGAAACCCCCGAGCTGCTGCTGCGCCACAGCGACAATTTATTTTCCATCGAATTTGCCGCCTTGCATTTTTTAGAGCCCAACAAGAACCAGTACAAGTTTCGCCTGCTGGGGTTCAACGACAACTGGATCCCTTCCGACGCCAAAGAACGAGTGGCGCATTACAGCAATTTATCGCCGGGCAAATACACCTTTGAAGTCCAGGCCGCCAACAACGATGGTTTGTGGGCAAAAGAACCCGCCCGTTTGGAGATTCGGGTTTTGCCTCCTTTTTGGTTGACCTGGTGGGCTTACCTGATTTATTTGGGTATCATTGCTGCGGCCATCTGGATGTACCGCCAAAGTATTTTGGTGCGGGAAAAACTGCGCAACCAGGTCAAAATGGAGACCTTCAAACGGGAGAAGACCGAAGAACTGGGACAAATGAAAATCCATTTTTTTACCAACATCTCCCACGAACTGCGCACGCCGTTGACCTTGTTGGTTTCTCCACTGGAAGATTTGCTCAAACAGGAAAATACCGACGCCTCCACCCACGAGATGTACACCCTGATGCACCGTAATGTGGAGCGTTTGAAAAGTATGATCGACCAGTTGCTGGAGTTTCGGAAAATTGAAGAAGGTTTGTTGCACCTGGAAGTGGTAGAAACCGATCTCGTCCGGTTTTTCAAAAACATCGCCATTGCGTTCCGCGATTTGGCCCGGCACCGCAACATCCAGTTCAGTTTTGTTTCCAGCGTAGAAGAACTCAAAGCCTGGGTAGACCGCGATCTGTTGGAAAAAGTGCTCTTTAACTTGCTCTCCAACGCTTTTAAATACAGCGACGACCATGGGCAGATTTTGATGAAACTGGACTGCAATGAGCAACAGGTGGTTTTTTCCCTGGAAGACAATGGCATTGGTATCCCGACGGAGGAAATGCCCCATATCTTCGAACAATTTTACCGCGCCCGCTCCAGCCAGCACGGCAATCGCCGCCAGGGTACAGGCATTGGTCTGGCCCTGACCAAAAGCATTGTAGAACTACACAAAGGCTCGATTGAAGCCTACAGCATGATCAATCGGGGTTCGGTTTTTGTGGTCAAATTGCCGCTGGGGAGTAGTCATTTTCCTCCGGAAGTCATCAAATTGTACTACCGCGACCCCGAGGATTCGGACCATTATCCCTACGATCAAAACACCAAACTGGTTGATACGCCACAGGAAGAACTGATCCAATCGGATAACCCGCTGGTGCTGGTGGTCGAAGACAATGCCGATATTCGCACCTACATCCGGCGCAGCCTGTACCCCGATTATGAGGTGATCGAAGCCGAAAATGGTCAGGAAGGTTTGGAAAAAACCCGCAAACTGATTCCTGACATCATCATTTCAGACGTCATCATGCCCGAATTGGATGGGTTTGAATTGTGCCGCACTGTCAAGCAGGAAGAAGCCACGGCGCATATTCCGGTCATTTTGCTCTCCGCGCGTTCTTCCCAAATGTACCAGGTAGAAGGCTACGATACGGGTGCCGACGACTACATTGCCAAACCCTTCAGCATCGACCTGCTGCAAGCCCGCATCCGCAATTTGCTCAACAACCGGGAACGCATCCAACGGCATTTTGACCAGGAATTTGTGCGCAAACACGAGGTCGACATCTCGCCCGCGGAATTGAGCATCAACCACCTGGACAAGCAGTTTTTGGAAAAATGCATCGCCCTGGTGGAAAAACACATCGAAGACCCGGACTATTCCGTGGAGCAAATGAGCCATGAACTTCTGGTGAGCCGCATGCAGCTCTACCGCAAAATTAAGGCCATCACGGGGGAATCTCCCAACCACTTCATCCGCACCATTCGGGTAAAACGCGCCGCACAACTGCTGGAAAAAGGCTACTCCGTGGCCGAAACCACCTACAAAGTGGGCTTCCAGGATTTGAAGTATTTCCGGGAGTGTTTTAAGAAGCAGTTTGGGATGAACCCTTCGGAGTTTGTGCAGCAGGTGCCGAAGATTTCGAGTGGCTTGAATTAG
- a CDS encoding FG-GAP repeat domain-containing protein — MKKGILLATFLISLWLVSIGLIDSEGIPPDGKKLALKYCQSCHLFTEPALLDKKTWVNSVLPNMGMRLGIKSMVAPLQERAPEEEKILKAWNIYPETPLMSKTEWKQIVDYFEQEAPDELPAQKTTLPLADQLPQFKAYSATLADHQYPQTTLIKFDPATLHFFIGDAHHELFITNHRFQLINRANIKSPATDIDFPRNKAPRLLSIGSIAPSDQAQGQLLSLDGDPNALNIQELARPIQFAAGDLNEDGKEDIVVCSFGNNRGKLAWYESADTSKEHVLSALPGSRRVEIKDFNGDQKNDLMVLRSQAYEAISIFYNRGKGQFEEKIVLQFPPVYGSSYFELADFNRDGFQDILLTNGDNWDYSAILKPYHGVRVYLNDGRDNFKAAFFYPLYGCSKAMARDFDNDGDIDIAAISFYADLEKPAQSFIYLSNEGNLLFKAFSTPEAALGKWLTMEAGDFDKDGDVDIVLGSYFHTVGEVTKLIVQGVSTFPQLLVLYNQQNQK; from the coding sequence ATGAAAAAGGGTATACTTTTGGCGACGTTCCTCATCAGTTTATGGCTGGTATCAATTGGCCTAATTGATTCCGAAGGCATTCCTCCAGATGGGAAAAAACTCGCCCTAAAGTATTGCCAAAGCTGTCATCTTTTTACCGAACCCGCCCTCTTGGATAAAAAAACCTGGGTGAACAGTGTTTTGCCCAATATGGGCATGCGCCTTGGCATAAAAAGTATGGTTGCTCCGCTGCAGGAGCGTGCCCCGGAAGAAGAAAAAATACTGAAAGCATGGAATATTTATCCTGAAACGCCGCTAATGTCAAAAACCGAGTGGAAGCAAATCGTTGATTATTTCGAACAAGAGGCCCCCGACGAACTTCCCGCCCAAAAAACAACTTTACCCCTCGCCGATCAATTGCCTCAATTCAAAGCGTACTCCGCCACACTCGCCGATCATCAATACCCTCAAACCACCCTCATCAAATTTGATCCAGCTACCTTGCACTTTTTTATCGGCGATGCCCACCATGAATTGTTCATCACCAACCATCGCTTTCAGCTCATCAATCGAGCCAACATCAAGAGTCCGGCAACGGATATCGATTTTCCGCGCAACAAAGCCCCCCGCTTGCTCAGCATCGGCAGCATTGCCCCTTCCGACCAAGCACAAGGCCAGTTGCTTTCATTGGACGGAGACCCCAACGCATTGAACATTCAAGAGCTCGCCCGGCCCATTCAATTTGCTGCTGGTGACCTCAACGAGGATGGAAAAGAAGACATCGTGGTGTGCAGCTTTGGCAACAACCGGGGCAAACTGGCCTGGTATGAAAGCGCAGATACCTCAAAAGAACATGTCCTGAGTGCCTTACCTGGCTCAAGAAGGGTGGAAATCAAAGATTTTAATGGGGATCAAAAAAATGACCTCATGGTACTCCGGTCCCAGGCCTATGAAGCGATCAGTATTTTTTACAATCGGGGAAAAGGCCAGTTTGAAGAAAAAATAGTCTTGCAGTTTCCGCCCGTTTATGGATCCAGTTATTTCGAATTGGCGGATTTCAATCGGGATGGGTTCCAGGATATTCTCCTGACCAATGGCGACAATTGGGATTACTCGGCCATCCTGAAACCTTATCATGGGGTTCGGGTGTATTTGAATGATGGGCGGGACAATTTTAAAGCAGCTTTTTTTTATCCACTTTACGGCTGCAGCAAAGCGATGGCCCGAGACTTTGACAACGATGGAGATATCGACATTGCCGCCATCTCTTTTTATGCCGATCTGGAAAAGCCCGCACAGAGCTTTATTTATTTGTCCAACGAAGGGAATTTACTCTTCAAAGCCTTTTCTACCCCCGAAGCCGCGCTGGGCAAATGGTTGACCATGGAAGCCGGTGACTTTGACAAAGACGGTGACGTGGATATCGTCCTGGGTTCTTATTTTCACACCGTCGGTGAAGTAACCAAGTTGATTGTTCAAGGCGTATCGACCTTTCCTCAATTGTTGGTTTTGTACAATCAACAAAATCAAAAGTAA